The Nitriliruptor alkaliphilus DSM 45188 genome includes a region encoding these proteins:
- a CDS encoding glycosyltransferase produces MSQPLPPLPDPARVAVVVPARDAGVTVAIALRTALDQQPPVDEVAVACDPDDSSTRDAVAPFLTADPRVRLVDAPGGRTPDALNAAIAATTAEVVVRLDAHAELPPGYVARAVATLRETGAGNVGGRQVPVAEAGFAGAVAAAMTSPFGAGGAAYRTGSAAGPVDTVYLGVFRRRALEAVGGYHPGMDRNQDAELNLRLTAAGYPVWFEPALSVAYHPRTSVRALAAQYHQYGRWRRVTAALHPSSLRIRQLAPPVLVSALLLALLQAIFTGWWWVALTAAVGYGVLLLAAGLRAAPRLTAVVPTAVALATMHLAWGLGFLSGPPRDAPGPTRSSDDR; encoded by the coding sequence GTGAGCCAGCCGCTGCCGCCGCTGCCCGACCCCGCGCGTGTCGCCGTGGTCGTCCCCGCGCGTGACGCCGGGGTGACCGTGGCGATCGCCCTGCGGACCGCGCTGGATCAGCAGCCGCCGGTCGACGAGGTCGCCGTGGCGTGCGACCCGGACGACAGCTCCACCCGGGACGCGGTCGCACCGTTCCTGACCGCCGACCCTCGCGTCCGCCTGGTCGACGCGCCAGGCGGCCGCACCCCGGACGCTCTCAACGCTGCGATCGCTGCGACGACCGCGGAGGTGGTGGTCCGCCTCGACGCCCACGCCGAGCTGCCTCCGGGCTACGTCGCTCGCGCCGTGGCGACCCTGCGCGAGACGGGCGCCGGCAACGTCGGGGGCCGGCAGGTCCCCGTCGCCGAAGCCGGCTTCGCCGGGGCAGTGGCGGCGGCGATGACCTCGCCGTTCGGGGCGGGGGGAGCGGCCTACCGGACGGGATCCGCGGCCGGACCGGTCGACACGGTCTACCTCGGGGTCTTCCGGCGTCGGGCGCTGGAGGCGGTGGGCGGCTACCACCCGGGGATGGACCGCAACCAGGACGCCGAGCTCAACCTGCGCCTGACCGCCGCCGGCTACCCGGTGTGGTTCGAGCCGGCCCTGTCGGTGGCCTACCACCCGCGCACCAGCGTCCGGGCGTTAGCGGCGCAGTACCACCAGTACGGCCGCTGGCGGCGGGTCACCGCCGCCCTGCACCCCTCGTCGCTCCGGATCCGCCAGCTCGCGCCACCGGTGCTGGTCAGCGCGTTGCTGCTGGCGCTCCTCCAGGCGATCTTCACCGGCTGGTGGTGGGTCGCCCTGACCGCCGCGGTGGGGTACGGGGTGCTGCTGCTGGCCGCCGGTCTGCGGGCCGCTCCGCGGCTGACGGCCGTGGTACCCACCGCCGTGGCGCTGGCCACGATGCACCTGGCGTGGGGGTTAGGCTTCCTGTCAGGGCCTCCGCGCGACG
- a CDS encoding glycosyltransferase, with product MEPPLRVLVVTTVHTPLDARIHHRQVRALRSHGAQVTYAAPWSATGTPPDAAADGVRTLDLPRAVGRRRVRALRAARRLVAAEGPRHDVVLLHDPELALAVAGQLRQLPPVVLDVHEDTASSLIDRPWVPGPLRPVAAAAARRAERWSEERLHLLLAERSYQERFTRPHPFVPNVPPPAPIEPLPPGDQRAVYVGRIAVSRGARELLAVAAAMHGELTFELIGPVDGDVRADLERAVAAGHVDWAGFVPNDQALPRVEGAAAGLSLVHPQPNHAGSLQTKVLEYLSRRVPVITTDLPVTGPFVREHDVGLTVPVDASGADVDAVVAALRHLVADGEDRRAKADRGYDLVVRELNWDVAGAAFVAELERIAETAA from the coding sequence GTGGAACCACCGCTGCGAGTCCTGGTGGTCACGACCGTCCACACGCCCCTGGACGCCCGCATCCACCACCGGCAGGTGCGGGCCCTGCGCTCCCACGGGGCGCAGGTCACCTACGCGGCGCCGTGGTCGGCGACCGGCACCCCGCCGGACGCGGCTGCCGATGGCGTGCGGACGCTGGATCTGCCCCGTGCCGTCGGCCGCCGCCGCGTCCGTGCGCTGCGCGCCGCCCGCCGGCTCGTGGCCGCAGAGGGGCCGCGTCACGACGTGGTGCTGCTGCACGACCCCGAGCTGGCGCTGGCGGTCGCCGGGCAGCTTCGCCAGCTGCCTCCGGTGGTGCTGGACGTGCACGAGGACACCGCCTCGTCGCTGATCGACCGTCCGTGGGTCCCGGGGCCCCTGCGCCCGGTGGCAGCCGCCGCGGCCCGCCGCGCCGAGCGGTGGTCCGAGGAACGGCTGCACCTGCTGCTGGCCGAGCGCAGCTACCAGGAACGGTTCACCCGTCCCCACCCGTTCGTGCCGAACGTGCCGCCACCGGCGCCGATCGAACCGCTGCCACCGGGAGACCAGCGGGCCGTGTACGTCGGCCGGATCGCGGTCAGTCGCGGTGCACGTGAGCTGTTGGCCGTCGCTGCCGCGATGCACGGCGAGCTCACCTTCGAGCTGATCGGCCCGGTCGACGGCGACGTCCGCGCGGACCTCGAACGGGCCGTGGCCGCCGGTCACGTCGACTGGGCCGGCTTCGTACCCAACGACCAGGCCCTGCCACGGGTCGAGGGTGCGGCCGCGGGCCTGTCGCTGGTGCACCCGCAGCCGAACCACGCGGGGTCCCTCCAGACCAAGGTGCTCGAGTACCTGTCGCGCCGCGTCCCGGTCATCACGACCGACCTGCCGGTCACCGGCCCGTTCGTCCGCGAGCACGACGTCGGGCTGACCGTGCCGGTGGATGCGTCGGGGGCGGACGTCGACGCGGTGGTGGCGGCCCTCCGGCACCTGGTGGCGGATGGCGAGGACCGCCGCGCCAAGGCGGACCGCGGCTACGACCTCGTGGTCCGCGAGCTGAACTGGGACGTCGCGGGCGCCGCCTTCGTCGCCGAGCTGGAACGCATCGCCGAGACCGCCGCGTGA
- a CDS encoding nucleotide sugar dehydrogenase, with protein sequence MTERTTDPVARFRDHDFTVGVIGLGYVGLPLASTASAQGLHVIGFDVHQGLVDALNAGTSHIGDVTDGELREALDRGAVLTTEEAKLAEADAIFIAVPSPLGRNRQPDMSYIEAAAATVERVARPGQLISLESTTYPGTTEDHLVPAIERAGLTLDEDVFVAFSPERVDPGNVLQTHDIPKVVGGVTPLSTEVAAAAYARLVAKVHPVSSARAAELTKLLENTYRAVNIAMVNELAQIAHVFDIDVWEVIDAAATKPFGFQPFYPGPGVGGHCIPLDPQFLAWRARELKATTRFIDLAEDVNLHMPEYTVRRLIELLNDRGLPLKDTRILGVGVAYKKNIADDRESPSIDVMKLLALRGADLGVLDPHVPHDRLVRHGFTAVDDDADLSDWQVAVILTDHDATDYERLAAQVDVVFDTRGVYRRRGITADNVLSL encoded by the coding sequence GTGACTGAGCGCACCACCGATCCTGTCGCGCGGTTCCGCGACCACGACTTCACCGTCGGGGTCATCGGCCTCGGCTACGTCGGGCTGCCCCTGGCATCGACCGCCAGTGCGCAGGGCCTGCACGTCATCGGCTTCGACGTCCACCAGGGCCTCGTCGACGCGCTCAACGCCGGCACGTCCCACATCGGCGATGTGACCGACGGCGAGCTGCGCGAGGCGCTCGACCGCGGCGCCGTGCTGACCACCGAGGAGGCCAAGCTGGCCGAGGCCGACGCGATCTTCATCGCGGTGCCCTCGCCGCTCGGTCGCAACCGCCAGCCCGACATGAGCTACATCGAGGCGGCTGCGGCCACCGTCGAACGGGTGGCACGGCCCGGCCAGCTCATCTCACTGGAGTCGACGACCTACCCGGGGACCACCGAGGACCACCTCGTGCCGGCGATCGAGCGGGCCGGGCTCACCCTGGACGAGGACGTGTTCGTGGCGTTCTCCCCGGAACGCGTCGACCCGGGCAACGTGCTGCAGACCCACGACATCCCGAAGGTCGTCGGCGGGGTCACACCGTTGTCGACCGAGGTCGCTGCGGCCGCGTACGCACGCCTCGTGGCCAAGGTCCACCCCGTCAGCTCCGCGCGTGCGGCCGAGCTGACCAAGCTGCTCGAGAACACCTACCGCGCCGTCAACATCGCGATGGTCAACGAGCTGGCCCAGATCGCGCACGTGTTCGACATCGACGTGTGGGAGGTCATCGACGCGGCGGCGACCAAGCCCTTCGGCTTCCAGCCCTTCTACCCCGGGCCGGGTGTCGGTGGTCACTGCATCCCCCTCGATCCGCAGTTCCTGGCGTGGCGCGCCCGCGAACTGAAGGCCACCACGCGCTTCATCGACCTCGCCGAGGACGTCAACCTCCACATGCCCGAGTACACCGTGCGGCGGTTGATCGAGCTGCTCAACGACCGCGGCCTGCCGCTGAAGGACACCCGGATCCTCGGGGTCGGGGTGGCGTACAAGAAGAACATCGCCGACGACCGCGAGTCGCCGTCGATCGACGTGATGAAGCTGCTCGCCCTGCGCGGCGCCGACCTCGGGGTGCTCGACCCGCACGTGCCGCACGACCGCCTCGTCCGTCACGGCTTCACCGCGGTGGACGACGACGCGGACCTGTCGGACTGGCAGGTCGCGGTGATCCTGACCGACCACGACGCCACCGACTACGAGCGCCTCGCCGCGCAGGTTGACGTGGTCTTCGACACCCGTGGGGTCTACCGCCGCCGCGGCATCACCGCGGACAACGTCCTCAGCCTCTGA
- a CDS encoding ABC transporter ATP-binding protein, with translation MARRSTTEGLAPDVPADATIVAQDLHVTYKVYEDRRPQLREMVANRGRRPSFREIKAVRGVDFVAREGQSIGIVGRNGSGKSTLLQAMAGLLPPDDGAVFARSQPSLLGVNAAMKPNASGRRNAILGGLALGLTREDMEERLPEIIRFTQLEDFIDLPMRTYSSGMRARLLFAIATSVEPDILMIDEALAVGDTIFQKRSRKRIKQLRENAGTVFLVSHASKTLLDSCDRVLWLERGQLIADGEPKDVIESYEARMNEESDRD, from the coding sequence GTGGCTAGGCGCTCCACCACCGAGGGGCTGGCCCCGGACGTGCCCGCCGATGCCACCATCGTGGCCCAGGACCTCCACGTGACCTACAAGGTCTACGAGGACCGCCGACCCCAGCTGCGCGAGATGGTCGCCAACCGGGGGCGCCGTCCCTCGTTCCGCGAGATCAAGGCCGTCCGTGGCGTCGACTTCGTCGCTCGCGAAGGTCAGTCGATCGGGATCGTCGGACGCAACGGGTCGGGCAAGTCGACCCTGCTCCAGGCGATGGCCGGCCTCCTGCCACCGGACGACGGCGCGGTGTTCGCTCGTTCACAGCCGTCGCTGCTCGGGGTGAACGCCGCGATGAAGCCGAACGCGTCCGGGCGGCGCAACGCCATCCTCGGCGGGCTGGCGCTCGGGTTGACGCGGGAAGACATGGAGGAACGTCTCCCGGAGATCATCCGGTTCACCCAGCTCGAGGACTTCATCGACCTGCCGATGCGGACCTACTCGTCCGGGATGCGGGCGCGGCTGCTGTTCGCCATCGCGACGTCGGTCGAACCCGACATCCTGATGATCGACGAGGCCCTGGCCGTGGGCGACACCATCTTCCAGAAGCGCTCCCGCAAACGCATCAAGCAGCTGCGCGAGAACGCGGGGACGGTGTTCCTGGTCTCCCACGCGTCCAAGACGCTGCTCGACAGCTGCGACCGGGTGCTCTGGCTCGAGCGCGGCCAGCTGATCGCCGACGGCGAGCCGAAGGACGTGATCGAGTCCTACGAGGCGCGGATGAACGAGGAGTCCGATCGTGACTGA
- a CDS encoding ABC transporter permease produces the protein MATTSSAAPPQLVRLGGTPPLRDYVRSLWQRREFAWSAARGEVQTAHLDTLLGNAWHLLNPLLLIGVYYLVFGVVLDITRGLPEGLFLPFLAVGVFTYQFMQKTINAGARTISSNQGLIRSLQFPRALLPIATVLSGTMAYGSAFVVMVAVVLLSGQPLTLEWLLLPLVVAPLLVFTLGGTFISARLTDKVRDLENILPFLFRLGFYGSGVIFSVDGYLTNPAYRRLFLANPFYVYITLVRDVMMVEYTTEYLVWLWSSAIAWAVVVFVVGLLIFRAGEREYGRG, from the coding sequence GTGGCCACTACATCGAGCGCCGCCCCGCCGCAGCTGGTCCGGCTCGGGGGCACGCCCCCGTTGCGGGACTACGTGCGGTCCCTGTGGCAGCGTCGTGAGTTCGCCTGGTCCGCCGCTCGCGGTGAGGTCCAGACCGCGCACCTCGACACGCTGCTCGGCAACGCGTGGCACCTGCTCAACCCGCTGCTGCTCATCGGCGTCTACTACCTCGTCTTCGGTGTGGTGCTCGACATCACCCGCGGGTTGCCGGAGGGGCTGTTCCTGCCGTTCCTGGCCGTCGGGGTCTTCACCTACCAGTTCATGCAGAAGACCATCAACGCTGGAGCGCGGACCATCTCCTCGAACCAGGGGCTGATCCGGTCCCTGCAGTTCCCACGAGCGCTGTTGCCCATCGCGACCGTCCTCTCGGGCACGATGGCCTACGGCTCGGCGTTCGTGGTCATGGTGGCCGTGGTGTTGCTGAGCGGGCAGCCGCTGACCCTCGAGTGGCTGCTGCTCCCGCTCGTCGTCGCGCCCCTGCTGGTGTTCACCCTCGGCGGGACGTTCATCTCGGCCCGGCTGACCGACAAGGTCCGCGACCTCGAGAACATCCTGCCGTTCCTGTTCCGGCTGGGCTTCTACGGGTCGGGTGTCATCTTCTCGGTCGACGGGTACCTGACGAACCCCGCGTACCGCCGGCTGTTCCTCGCCAACCCGTTCTACGTCTACATCACCCTCGTGCGCGACGTGATGATGGTGGAGTACACCACCGAGTACCTCGTGTGGCTGTGGTCGTCCGCGATCGCGTGGGCGGTGGTCGTGTTCGTGGTCGGCCTGCTCATCTTCCGCGCTGGCGAGCGGGAGTACGGCCGTGGCTAG